The nucleotide window GGTACTCATCTAAcatgattataaaagaaaaaaacatgaaattttttgaaagaagacCATgtaacatgaaatttgtttataaataaaaaatgagcttTTAGAAAAATCCATCTAGATCTACATTAATTGTCATGTAATTTTATTTGATGTTTAAAAGCTATCATTtagaactgaaaatatttctcacTAGGTTTCCTAAGGCTCCTTTTATGTCCTTGTTCCTAAGAGTATAGATGAAAGGGTTGAGTGTAGGAGTCACCACTCCATAGAAGACAGCCATGAACTTGGGCTGGTCCCTTGAGATGGTGGAGGGGGGCTGAAGATACATGCTAATGCCAGGaccataaaataagaaaactacaatgagatgtGAGGAACATGTCCCAAAagcctttttccttccctcagAAGATTTAATCTTAACTACAGCATTGCCAATACTAGCATAGGAAGCAAGGATTAAACATAGAGGAACAGCTAATATAAAAATGCACACCACAGAGAGTGTGAGCTCATTAACCAGCTTTTCCCCACAGGCAGTCTTTATCAGAACTGGAATCTCACACAGCAAGTGATCCAGTGTATTGACTCCACACAGAGGCAACTGTAATGTAACAGTGGCCTCCGAGACAGCATAGGTTATTCCACTGAGCCACACAATGGATACTAACAGGGTGCAGATGCGCTGATTCATGATGAGTGGGTAGTGCAGAggtctgcagatggccacatagcggtcaaaGGACATAAGTGCCAAGAGCAGACACTCTGTGCCCCCCATCGTGTGGAAGATATAAAGTTGAATTGCACACCCCATGTAGCTGATGGTCTTCTTGGAGCTTCCCAGGTTAAACAGCATCTGAGGGACAATGCTTGTGGTGTAACACATGTCCAGAAAGGAGAGGTTGGTGAGGAAGAAATACATGGGGCTGTGGAGACGGGGGTCTATCTTGGACAGCAGAATGATGGCAATGTTTCCCAGCAGGGCCATGGGGTATGTTATGAGGAGAACAATGAAGAGAGGCAGCTCCAACCAAGGTCGGTCAGCAAAGCCGAGTAGAATGAACTCTTCAGGGTGGCTTACATTAATCAGTGCCATTATCATTAACTGTTTCCCCTAAAGAAAGAAGTTATGAGGaatgataaaatataattatgcaTTGGCCATTAATATAAGATGTCAATCAGTTACTACTAGGGTAAATAATATAAGGAATCTGCCATTAGTTGATGATATTTGCTTCCATGGCACTAAAGTAAAgcttattactttctttttttaaatttatttgacaggcagagttatagacacagagacagagagaaaagtcttccttccattgattcacccccaaaatggacaccatggccagcgctgtgcaaatctggagccaggagccaggtgcttcttcttggtctctctcgcggctgcaggggcccaagtatttgggccatcctccactgccttcctgggccacagcagagagctggactggaagaggagcaaccaggactagaacccggcacccataagggatgccagtgacacaggcagaggattaacaaagtgagccatggcctgGCTCCGCCTATTACTTTCAATCAGTAAATTCTTAATGTGAATATCCTCTTGTGAATAATAAAGATGATGATAACTatctattttacttttgattagtattaaaaatgaaaagtagaagTGACTCCAAAGTAATGCTGTTTACACTTAGGTTTGTATAAAAATCAGCCAAGGAGGCTGTTAAACTGAAGTTCAGTTGTTTCTATCACCATGAGCCTGATAGAGTAGGTGTAGCCTGGTACCCTGGAGTTGGGTGGCCCAGTTTCAGAATATCTGCTACAATACATTACCGAGATGTTCAGAAGAGTAAAAACATTGAGATTTCAATAGTTCTAGAAAAGGCAGAAGATACCTGGATCTCTGAGAATCAAGATAGCTTTATCCATCTCCAGGTACTTCGTTGCATAGTCATGTCTTTGCACAGCAAgattttgtgtttaaaaaagtatttcttaGCTATTTCAAATTAAGTAAGAGATAGGAAAACTTTAGTAACAGTTTCTCTAAGTATAAATTGGAGTTCAACTACCAACAATTTTCTCACTGCATAATAATTTGTTTCTGTTGTCTGACTACTTCTAGACTGTGACTATTGCCCTTCAAtgtgaagttttatttaatttttctatattgtCAGGGTTTTTATTTAGCAAATTGCTTTATCATCCTATTCTATTGTAAGATATAGGACAATGACTCACTGATTGTACagctacaaatatatttttaccttCAGGTAATTGCTCTCAGGGGTAAAGTCAACATTCCAATTTAAGCCCAGAGATGTACTCAAATCCagaagttatttttcatttttaggtcatattcctttgttgttgtttgtttacctgaaagtcacatttaaacaaaacaaaatcaagttaCTCTGCTAATTAGTGGTTTGATAGTACCGTGTTGTATTCTTAAGGTTACAAAGCAGTTTCCATATGCTCTCTTCCTTTGAAATCCCAAAGTCATTCTGGGAGGTGTCACGCAAAGCTACTCAGAACTAATATGTGAATGTTGTCTTTTGATTATATTCATTGTAGGTCAGAAGTATGTAATAATAAGAATAAGATAATAATTCCAACCAAGCCTTAACAAGTGCTGTGTGTCAAACACTCCAAGGGGCTTTTTACATTCGTTAAATTACTTAGAATTCTCCCCCAAACCTTACTAAAAAGGAAATTTTACTatgtatattttaagatttgttaactactcatttctttttttctcccagaaaaattatttaaggtatacaaacttcatgcatttcataaatacaactttagaaacagagTGATTCTTCCCATAGTACCTACCTTTTCACCCACACTGCCACCTTCTTCCTCcatcctctcctatttccattcatACTCTTTactaaaaaaattcattcatttctatAGTGTGCTAATAGCTAAGGAGGATtaatataaaaaagcaaataattccTAAAAAATCAGCAGAATATGAGATTATAAATTCAGAATTTTAAGATTCCAAAGAAACATATGTATTCTAGGTGTGTTTCTTGAATGAGATTGGTTTCTACCCCTCTAAGCATAAATTGTATTTTACTCAAGATGAATACACCGAATTTAGGAACATACCTTTGCATAAGATCTTTTTATGGAGAAATTCTTTGTTGTAGGTGGAATGTGAAATAAGCATGGTGTAaatgaattgatttttaaaatagtattctgAAAAACTGTTATCTGCCAATATCATTAAGCAATTGTGTTATAAAAATCTTTTGTATATTCATGTAACATCCTtacatttgcattttatatttgtcTACTATGAATCGTTCTCCAATTCTTTAGATATCTTTTATTTGATTTTCCATGACTAATTATGTCTAACTCTAGTGACTGtaatttgtataatttataattttgttcaTGTTATTAATCATATTAAATATTGTTTTGTTTATAATTGTTGATCATTTCAGagtccttttaaaaagaaaaatatatgcttTCTCTGGTTATAGCTAATACATAGAGTATAAAGAAACTTAGGTATATTGAGCCATGCTGATATCATGTTTGTTGTCTATAACTCTTTTCTACACTCTCAGAACAGTGGTGGTCTAGCTTTTATTTGTAGAGTTCTTTGTTTAGAGGAGCACTGAATCTATGATTATATAGTTAATTCAAAGTGTGCAAttacaaaaatacaaaggaaaaaggaaatgaagggaggttgtggaagggaggaagggagggaggaacgcATCATTGTATTCTTGAAATCATATccatgaaattaataaaatctccataaataaaaaatattaaaaaaacacagtGAAATTACAAGATTCCACAGCTTACTGTAAATTGTAATGGTAATAAAAAGGAATTGGAAATAGGGAGCTGACTGTGGAAAATACGTATTAGATTTGTGAATGTAACTCTTTGGAATAATAACACATAACTCCCCAGAATATTCAGTCACTTTGTAAAGTGCCAGACTCTGTTCCTGTTGATACTTCCTTTGTATCTACACTCAAATTTTCATTCTAGCTTATCTTATTCATACTTTATTTTATCATATAATATTTTATGCTTCCATaactttttagatttataattagTAAAACATCAAACgagagaaaagtttatttttatttgacaccaAAATACCTGGATGAAACATATTCATGAGTTAATCTGTGTAGTTTTCACCAAATGTTAAGAAATGATTCATATGATACGTTCACATGATTCAATGACAGCTTCACAATTAACTCAGGTTTTTAATATCTGTTGGATATAGTTTTAATTAAAAGCTTCGTGTTTTTAAATTTGGTGTAAGTAGTTTGTTGAACAACTGACGTAGATTTTTCCCAAGGTTTGGAAAGGCTCCTGAGATGAAACTCTCTGCCTTTTGTACATGTAGAATAGCTACTAAGGTCTACACACTCCAGTCTTCCCTGAGGAGTCCATATCTTTAAAAAGCAAGTGTGTTTTTACTCACCTTATTTTGATAAATATCCTTCAATAAAAAGGAATTATGAAGGAATATAGTTGAATTCTTCAAACTTTCAGAAAAGGAAAGTGAGTCCGTATGACAGAGAAGAGTGTAGTATTTATGAATTCATTTCAGAATTCGTAGTTTTTCAATTGATACAAGGATGTCAAAGAGAAAACAACCCATAGTTTAGAAAGACAGTCATAAGAAGTCTGAAGAAGATTTTGTGTACATGTATTTGTACGATATTTTTGAAAGCTCTTGGGCATTGTTTTCAAATAGTCCCTTAATATTTATCCCAGAGAATTTCCTTGGGGCAT belongs to Oryctolagus cuniculus chromosome 5, mOryCun1.1, whole genome shotgun sequence and includes:
- the LOC100339565 gene encoding olfactory receptor 2B11-like, coding for MALINVSHPEEFILLGFADRPWLELPLFIVLLITYPMALLGNIAIILLSKIDPRLHSPMYFFLTNLSFLDMCYTTSIVPQMLFNLGSSKKTISYMGCAIQLYIFHTMGGTECLLLALMSFDRYVAICRPLHYPLIMNQRICTLLVSIVWLSGITYAVSEATVTLQLPLCGVNTLDHLLCEIPVLIKTACGEKLVNELTLSVVCIFILAVPLCLILASYASIGNAVVKIKSSEGRKKAFGTCSSHLIVVFLFYGPGISMYLQPPSTISRDQPKFMAVFYGVVTPTLNPFIYTLRNKDIKGALGNLVRNIFSSK